A genomic window from Pseudomonadales bacterium includes:
- a CDS encoding NAD(P)-dependent oxidoreductase, with product MGSKQKCAFVGLGTMGYPMAGHLAKEEYPVTVYNRTAARARNWVDASSASWAPVAAAATPAEAAEKAEIVFVCVGNDDDVRSVVYGDTGVLAGLAEGGVLVDHTTASAELARELEAACEKKGVGFLDAPVSGGQNGAENGQLTVMVGGRQEIFEGIAPVLECYAKSVRLMGDAGAGQLTKMVNQICIAGVLQGLSEGLHFAEQAGLDLEAVVDVISKGAAQSWQMDNRSGTMASQEFDFGFAVDWMRKDLAIALGAARGLGARLPLTALVDQFYADVQSYGGGRWDTSSLIQRLRRS from the coding sequence GTGGGCAGTAAACAGAAGTGTGCGTTTGTGGGTCTGGGAACCATGGGATATCCCATGGCCGGGCATCTGGCGAAAGAAGAGTATCCGGTGACCGTATACAACCGGACCGCAGCCCGGGCCCGGAACTGGGTGGATGCGAGTTCTGCTTCCTGGGCGCCGGTGGCCGCCGCGGCGACACCGGCAGAGGCGGCGGAAAAGGCGGAAATCGTATTCGTCTGTGTCGGCAACGACGACGATGTCCGCTCGGTCGTCTATGGCGACACCGGCGTGCTCGCCGGTCTGGCCGAAGGGGGCGTGCTGGTCGATCACACCACCGCATCGGCGGAGCTTGCCCGGGAACTGGAAGCCGCCTGTGAAAAAAAGGGTGTGGGGTTTCTGGACGCACCGGTGTCCGGCGGACAGAACGGTGCGGAAAACGGTCAGCTCACCGTGATGGTGGGTGGACGCCAGGAAATTTTCGAAGGTATCGCCCCGGTGCTGGAGTGTTATGCGAAGTCCGTGCGCCTGATGGGGGATGCGGGAGCCGGCCAGCTGACGAAGATGGTCAATCAGATCTGTATCGCCGGGGTGCTGCAGGGACTCTCTGAAGGTCTGCACTTTGCGGAACAGGCGGGACTGGATCTCGAAGCGGTAGTGGACGTCATTTCCAAAGGTGCCGCCCAGTCCTGGCAGATGGATAACCGCTCCGGGACCATGGCCAGTCAGGAATTTGATTTCGGCTTCGCGGTCGACTGGATGCGCAAGGACCTGGCCATCGCGCTCGGCGCGGCGCGTGGGCTGGGAGCACGCCTGCCATTGACGGCTCTGGTGGACCAGTTCTACGCCGACGTCCAGAGCTACGGCGGCGGCCGCTGGGACACCTCCAGCTTGATTCAGCGCCTGCGGCGTTCCTAA
- the trxB gene encoding thioredoxin-disulfide reductase, with the protein MSQQHHRLIVLGSGPAGYTAALYAARANLKPALITGIEVGGQLTTTTEVENWPGGHADLQGPELMQQMAEHVARFDAVLVNDHIHTASLGVQPFELIGDAGTYTCDALIIATGASAKYLGLPSEEAFKGRGVSACATCDGFFYRNQEVAVIGGGNTAVEEALYLSNICSKVYLVHRRDELRAEKILQDRLFARDNIEPVWNHNLLEVLGNESGVTGIRIVDKAGNERKIPLMGVFIAIGHHPNTDLFTGQLDMAGGYIRIRSGNEGGATATSVPGVFAAGDVADHVYRQAITSAGFGCMAALDAEKYFDAMD; encoded by the coding sequence GTGAGCCAGCAGCATCATCGTCTGATCGTTCTCGGATCCGGTCCAGCGGGCTACACGGCCGCTCTCTATGCCGCCCGTGCGAACCTGAAGCCCGCCCTGATCACGGGCATCGAGGTGGGGGGTCAGCTCACCACCACCACCGAAGTCGAGAACTGGCCCGGTGGCCACGCCGACCTGCAGGGACCCGAACTCATGCAGCAGATGGCCGAACACGTGGCACGCTTCGATGCAGTGCTGGTGAACGACCACATCCACACCGCCAGTCTCGGCGTGCAGCCCTTCGAGCTGATCGGCGATGCGGGCACCTATACCTGCGATGCGCTGATCATTGCAACGGGTGCTTCGGCGAAGTATCTGGGCCTGCCCTCGGAGGAGGCATTCAAGGGTCGCGGCGTGAGCGCCTGCGCCACCTGCGACGGCTTCTTTTACCGGAACCAGGAAGTCGCAGTGATCGGTGGCGGCAACACGGCTGTGGAAGAAGCGCTCTATCTCTCCAACATCTGCAGCAAGGTCTATCTGGTGCATCGCCGCGATGAACTGCGTGCCGAAAAAATTCTGCAGGATCGCCTGTTTGCGCGGGACAACATCGAGCCGGTGTGGAACCACAATCTGCTCGAAGTACTCGGCAATGAAAGTGGCGTGACCGGCATCCGCATCGTCGATAAGGCGGGTAACGAACGCAAGATCCCGCTGATGGGTGTATTCATCGCCATCGGACACCACCCGAATACCGACCTCTTCACCGGTCAGCTCGATATGGCAGGCGGTTACATCCGCATCCGCAGCGGTAACGAAGGTGGCGCCACAGCAACCAGTGTGCCGGGTGTGTTCGCCGCAGGCGACGTGGCTGACCACGTTTACCGCCAGGCCATTACCTCGGCGGGTTTCGGCTGCATGGCCGCTCTGGACGCGGAGAAATATTTCGACGCGATGGACTGA
- the paaB gene encoding 1,2-phenylacetyl-CoA epoxidase subunit PaaB: protein MSDQWPLYEVFVRARSGLDHRHVGSVHATDPAMALEHARDLYTRRMEGVSIWVVASRDILASDPADADAFFQPAQGKVYRHPTFYEIPDDVDNL, encoded by the coding sequence GTGAGTGATCAGTGGCCGCTCTATGAAGTTTTTGTGCGTGCCCGGTCCGGTCTCGATCACCGGCATGTCGGCAGCGTCCATGCCACCGACCCCGCCATGGCGCTCGAACATGCCCGGGATCTGTACACCCGGCGCATGGAAGGGGTGAGCATCTGGGTGGTGGCGTCCCGGGACATTCTGGCCTCCGACCCTGCAGACGCTGACGCCTTCTTCCAGCCCGCTCAGGGCAAGGTGTACCGGCACCCGACCTTCTATGAAATCCCCGATGACGTCGACAACCTCTGA
- a CDS encoding 2Fe-2S iron-sulfur cluster-binding protein, with amino-acid sequence MVIERAFHALQVRSKRPSGNAGTLITIAVPRELQSLYQGLPGQHIVVRARIAGAEVRRTYSLICPVVGQTVEIAVRTEPAGAMSRYLSDVVEPGDLLEVMPPTGSFQSRLTGKGPRAYLMVAAGSGITPVLALLRAKLEQEPDCTCTLLYGNRDTARMLCREEVLALKDRFLARLSLYFFMSREPQAQSRFNGRIDAARLQDFMTLYPRAPAFDECFVCVPSVQDGSLQSVLQANGVAGDRIHWESFTTTAQGQRSLSGAAAEQPASTAVEEGSEVAVTIVMGGRRRTFATTTTDSVLSAGLAAGLDLPYSCCGGVCSTCRARIVEGEVEMAQNYALEDWEVEAGFVLVCQSRAVTPTLVVDYDSV; translated from the coding sequence ATGGTGATCGAACGTGCCTTTCATGCATTGCAGGTCCGCAGCAAGCGCCCCTCGGGTAACGCCGGAACCCTCATCACTATCGCAGTGCCCCGTGAGCTGCAGTCGCTCTACCAGGGTCTGCCGGGCCAGCACATTGTCGTGCGCGCCCGGATCGCGGGCGCAGAGGTCCGACGCACCTACTCCCTGATTTGCCCGGTGGTCGGGCAGACGGTGGAGATCGCGGTGCGCACTGAACCGGCTGGCGCCATGTCACGGTATCTGTCTGACGTAGTGGAACCCGGCGACCTGCTCGAAGTGATGCCGCCGACGGGCAGCTTCCAGAGTCGGCTTACGGGAAAGGGTCCAAGGGCCTACCTGATGGTGGCGGCGGGGTCCGGCATCACACCGGTACTTGCTCTGCTGCGTGCCAAGCTGGAGCAGGAACCGGACTGCACCTGCACGCTGCTCTATGGCAACAGGGATACGGCGCGCATGCTGTGCCGGGAGGAGGTGCTCGCACTCAAGGACCGGTTTCTCGCCCGCCTCAGCCTGTATTTCTTCATGAGTCGGGAGCCCCAGGCACAGAGCCGTTTCAATGGCCGAATCGACGCCGCGCGACTGCAGGATTTCATGACGCTGTATCCCCGTGCACCGGCATTCGATGAGTGCTTCGTCTGTGTGCCTTCGGTGCAGGATGGCAGCCTGCAATCTGTACTGCAGGCGAATGGCGTTGCAGGGGATCGCATTCACTGGGAGTCCTTCACGACCACAGCACAGGGGCAGAGATCCCTGTCGGGTGCCGCTGCAGAGCAACCGGCGAGCACGGCAGTCGAGGAGGGGAGCGAAGTCGCCGTAACCATCGTGATGGGTGGCAGGCGGCGGACGTTCGCCACCACCACCACGGACAGCGTCCTCAGCGCCGGGCTGGCCGCCGGGCTGGATCTGCCTTACTCCTGCTGTGGTGGCGTCTGCTCCACCTGTCGCGCGCGGATTGTGGAGGGTGAGGTGGAGATGGCGCAGAATTACGCGCTCGAAGACTGGGAAGTCGAGGCGGGATTCGTGCTGGTGTGTCAATCCAGGGCGGTCACACCCACGCTGGTGGTGGACTACGACAGCGTCTGA
- a CDS encoding solute:sodium symporter family transporter — protein MALAETGTGPISSHSSAAAHQLHLGSQIDRSSVAGRVTLSAVITLISCTFFMALVAWYAYRRTRGQTGSRDGYFLAGHGLTGTFIAGSLLLTNLSAEQLIGLNGSAYAFNLSSMAWEVTAAVAIVVMAMFLLPRYLTGGFTTLPEFLESRFDARVRRATALLFLLGYALVTIPAVLYSGSLAVLALFDVSGLLQLERDQALHVTVWIIGLVGAAYAIFGGLKAVAVSDTLNGAGLLIIGVIVPVLGLVQLGGGSALEGLAILTSEHTHKLNAIGTATDPTPFGTLFTGMILANLFYWGTNQYVIQRTLGASSLAEGQKGVLISGFFKLAVPFLMMFPGIIAFHLYGGGLISMDDAYPTLVRDVLPDYLGGFFLAVLLGAVLSSFNSLLNSASTLFAVDLYQPLRPAASDAELIRVARIIGTLLALFSFIVAPLLQYAPEGLWQLIRRFTGFYNIPIIAIVTMAVLGGRGTHRVPASGALAAIGFHLVAYGILTFVWDSGIHFIHLYALLFICEIGIMLWFGWRQPALANSPLQRAVIDMTPWRYARPVSGVLLASMVGLYLVFSRLGLAS, from the coding sequence GTGGCGCTCGCAGAGACCGGCACTGGTCCGATCAGCAGCCACAGCAGTGCCGCTGCGCACCAGCTGCACCTGGGCAGCCAGATCGATCGCTCATCTGTGGCAGGGCGGGTTACCCTGTCGGCTGTGATCACACTGATTTCCTGCACTTTTTTCATGGCACTGGTGGCCTGGTATGCCTACCGCCGCACCCGGGGTCAGACCGGCAGCCGCGATGGCTATTTCCTGGCGGGTCATGGTCTGACAGGTACCTTTATCGCGGGTTCGCTCCTTCTCACCAATCTTTCTGCCGAGCAGCTCATCGGCCTGAATGGTTCGGCCTACGCCTTCAATCTATCGAGCATGGCCTGGGAAGTCACCGCCGCAGTCGCCATCGTGGTGATGGCCATGTTTCTGCTGCCGCGCTATCTGACCGGAGGATTCACCACCCTGCCGGAGTTTCTGGAGTCCCGCTTCGACGCCCGGGTACGGCGCGCCACCGCTCTGCTGTTTCTGCTCGGCTACGCTCTGGTCACCATCCCTGCCGTGCTCTACTCGGGTTCGCTCGCCGTGCTCGCGCTGTTCGACGTATCCGGCCTCCTGCAGCTCGAACGCGACCAGGCACTGCATGTGACCGTGTGGATCATCGGTCTCGTGGGAGCTGCCTACGCAATATTCGGCGGACTCAAGGCAGTCGCCGTTTCAGACACCCTCAATGGCGCAGGGCTGCTGATCATCGGTGTGATCGTGCCGGTGCTCGGACTTGTGCAACTCGGTGGCGGCAGCGCGCTGGAAGGACTCGCCATCCTGACCAGTGAACACACGCACAAACTCAACGCCATCGGTACCGCGACCGATCCTACCCCCTTCGGCACCCTGTTTACCGGCATGATCCTCGCCAACCTCTTCTACTGGGGCACCAACCAGTACGTCATTCAGCGTACGCTGGGCGCGAGCAGTCTCGCCGAGGGTCAGAAAGGCGTGCTGATTTCCGGTTTCTTCAAACTTGCTGTGCCTTTTCTGATGATGTTTCCCGGCATCATCGCCTTTCACCTGTATGGGGGTGGTCTCATCAGCATGGACGACGCCTACCCTACCCTGGTGCGCGACGTGCTGCCCGACTACCTGGGTGGATTCTTCCTCGCCGTGTTACTCGGTGCCGTGCTGAGCTCATTCAATTCGCTGCTCAACAGCGCCTCCACCCTGTTTGCCGTCGACCTCTACCAGCCGCTGCGCCCCGCAGCATCCGATGCAGAACTGATCCGGGTGGCCCGCATCATCGGCACCCTTCTCGCCCTGTTCTCCTTCATCGTAGCGCCGCTGCTGCAGTACGCGCCGGAAGGACTATGGCAGCTCATCCGGCGCTTCACCGGGTTCTACAACATTCCCATCATCGCCATCGTCACCATGGCCGTTCTGGGGGGTCGCGGTACCCACCGGGTGCCCGCCAGCGGCGCACTGGCCGCCATCGGCTTCCACCTGGTGGCCTACGGAATACTGACCTTCGTCTGGGACAGCGGTATCCACTTCATTCACCTCTACGCACTGCTGTTCATCTGCGAGATCGGCATCATGCTGTGGTTTGGCTGGCGTCAGCCGGCGCTGGCGAACTCGCCGCTGCAGCGCGCAGTAATCGACATGACACCCTGGCGCTATGCCCGACCGGTGAGCGGGGTGCTGCTGGCGTCAATGGTGGGGCTGTATCTGGTGTTCTCCCGGCTTGGACTGGCTAGTTGA
- the paaA gene encoding 1,2-phenylacetyl-CoA epoxidase subunit PaaA produces the protein MYSQGLDASEAALSAEERSELEARFQARIDAEEKIEPQDWMPAAYRKTLIRQISQHAHSEVVGMLPEGNWITRAPTLERKLILIAKVQDEGGHGAYLYSAAETLGVSREELIDQLLSGAAKYSSIFNYPTLTWADVGAIGWLVDGAAIMNQIPLARCSYGPYARAMVRICREESFHQRQGFDIMHALVRGSQTQRDMAQQALERWWWPSLMMFGPSDAESVHSSQSMAWKIKRFSNDELRQKFIDVTVPQADYLGLAVPDPELRFDAATGHYRHGAIDWEEFQRVLAGDGPCNTERLDARRAAHENGAWVREAAAAYARKHADTRIDTRAAWRGSEAAGETL, from the coding sequence ATGTACAGCCAGGGGCTCGACGCAAGTGAAGCGGCACTCAGTGCCGAGGAGCGGTCAGAACTCGAAGCCCGTTTCCAGGCACGCATCGATGCGGAAGAGAAGATCGAGCCGCAGGACTGGATGCCCGCCGCCTATCGGAAGACGCTGATCCGGCAGATTTCCCAGCATGCCCACTCCGAGGTCGTGGGCATGCTGCCCGAAGGCAACTGGATCACCCGGGCGCCGACTCTGGAGCGGAAGCTGATCCTCATTGCCAAAGTGCAGGACGAGGGCGGCCACGGCGCTTACCTGTACAGCGCGGCGGAGACGCTGGGAGTATCCCGGGAGGAGCTGATCGATCAGCTGCTCAGCGGCGCTGCGAAATACTCGAGCATTTTCAATTACCCGACGCTGACCTGGGCGGATGTGGGCGCCATCGGCTGGCTGGTGGATGGCGCTGCGATCATGAATCAGATCCCCCTGGCCCGCTGCTCCTATGGACCCTATGCCCGGGCCATGGTGCGCATCTGTCGGGAGGAGAGTTTTCATCAGCGTCAGGGTTTCGACATCATGCACGCCCTGGTGCGTGGCAGTCAGACCCAGCGCGACATGGCACAGCAGGCGCTGGAGCGCTGGTGGTGGCCGAGCCTGATGATGTTCGGGCCCAGTGACGCTGAGTCCGTCCATTCCAGTCAGTCGATGGCCTGGAAGATCAAACGCTTCAGCAACGACGAGCTGCGCCAGAAGTTCATCGATGTCACCGTACCCCAGGCCGACTACCTGGGCCTTGCAGTACCCGATCCGGAACTGCGATTCGATGCCGCAACCGGCCACTACCGCCACGGCGCCATCGACTGGGAAGAGTTCCAGCGGGTACTCGCAGGCGATGGCCCCTGCAATACGGAGCGGCTCGATGCCCGCAGAGCGGCCCATGAAAACGGTGCCTGGGTGAGAGAGGCAGCCGCAGCCTATGCGCGTAAACATGCTGATACACGGATAGATACCCGGGCAGCCTGGCGCGGCTCGGAAGCGGCGGGTGAAACGCTGTGA
- a CDS encoding alpha/beta hydrolase: MPMFEQGEVAIHYQVQGEGFPLLLIAPGGMRSAMDFWERTPWNPIEDLSGQYRVIAMDQRNAGRSTAPVTASDSWHVYTRDQLALLDHLGVDRFHAAGMCIGGSYIFGLIEAAPERVASAVLFQTIGLDNNRQAFYDMFDSWADELKARHPEVSEASWLAFRDRMYGGEFLFTADRDFVRNTQTPLLVLCGKDLYHPESVSRAIAELAPHAEFIEHWKEPEHQAGAKRAVADFLDRHTPGAL, translated from the coding sequence ATGCCGATGTTCGAGCAGGGTGAGGTCGCCATCCACTATCAGGTTCAGGGTGAGGGATTTCCGCTGCTGCTGATTGCGCCTGGCGGGATGCGCTCCGCCATGGACTTCTGGGAACGCACCCCCTGGAATCCCATCGAGGATCTCAGTGGACAGTATCGGGTCATCGCCATGGACCAGCGCAACGCCGGACGTTCCACTGCGCCGGTTACGGCGTCGGACTCCTGGCACGTCTATACCAGAGACCAGCTGGCGCTGCTCGATCATCTCGGTGTGGATCGCTTTCATGCTGCCGGTATGTGTATCGGCGGCTCCTACATTTTCGGCCTGATCGAGGCAGCTCCGGAGCGGGTTGCGTCCGCCGTCCTGTTTCAGACCATCGGGCTGGACAACAACCGGCAGGCCTTTTATGACATGTTCGACAGCTGGGCAGACGAGCTGAAAGCCCGGCATCCGGAAGTCAGCGAGGCATCCTGGCTGGCGTTTCGCGACCGGATGTATGGCGGAGAATTCCTCTTCACGGCGGATCGGGATTTTGTGCGCAATACCCAGACTCCGCTGCTGGTGCTGTGCGGCAAAGATCTCTATCACCCGGAGTCAGTCTCCCGGGCGATTGCCGAACTCGCACCGCATGCGGAATTTATCGAACACTGGAAGGAGCCCGAGCACCAGGCTGGCGCAAAGCGGGCGGTCGCAGACTTTCTCGATCGGCATACGCCGGGAGCCCTCTGA
- a CDS encoding efflux RND transporter periplasmic adaptor subunit, which produces MRTLLIVAFSLLLGACDGNDGDPNADPQAQGAGAQGQSRGGPARGGPGGFSRGPTLVVATPASVRTIREEVEAIGTTYANESVTLTAKVTDTVSKVRFEDGELAERGQVLLELTNTEQAALLNESEANVQDAQNQFRRFEKLAADGSVPVSQLDESRARLDAAQARHQSLMARLEDRLIRAPYSGLLGFRQVSAGTLVSPGTAITTLDDISVIKLDFSIPEVHLALVRPGLKLVAESSAYPGTHFDATVNTIGSRIDPVTRSATVRAHINNDNLLLRPGMLMTVRLIASERESLMVPEIALVQRSSQVFVYTIVDGQASMQEVTSGARDRGWIEILAGLEPGERVITEGVIKMREGAPVTTAGD; this is translated from the coding sequence TTGCGAACCCTCCTTATCGTCGCGTTTTCTCTGCTGCTTGGCGCCTGTGACGGAAACGACGGCGACCCGAACGCAGATCCGCAGGCACAAGGTGCGGGTGCGCAGGGGCAATCGCGTGGCGGGCCGGCGCGGGGTGGACCGGGAGGTTTTTCCCGGGGACCGACACTGGTCGTGGCGACACCGGCAAGTGTGCGCACGATCCGAGAAGAAGTTGAGGCAATCGGTACCACCTACGCCAACGAGTCCGTCACCCTCACTGCCAAGGTCACGGACACGGTCAGCAAGGTGCGCTTCGAAGACGGTGAACTTGCCGAGCGTGGCCAGGTACTGCTGGAACTGACCAACACCGAGCAGGCCGCCCTGCTCAATGAATCCGAAGCCAATGTGCAGGATGCGCAAAACCAGTTCCGCCGCTTCGAAAAGCTCGCCGCGGACGGCAGTGTACCGGTCTCACAACTGGATGAATCCCGGGCCCGGCTCGACGCAGCACAGGCCCGCCACCAGTCCCTGATGGCACGACTGGAGGACCGGCTGATCCGCGCCCCGTACTCCGGACTGCTGGGATTCCGGCAGGTCAGCGCCGGCACCCTGGTGTCACCGGGCACGGCAATCACCACGCTGGATGACATCTCGGTGATCAAGCTGGACTTCTCGATTCCCGAAGTTCATCTGGCTCTGGTGCGACCGGGCCTGAAGCTCGTGGCGGAAAGCTCGGCTTATCCCGGCACCCATTTCGACGCCACCGTCAACACAATCGGCTCACGCATCGATCCGGTGACCCGCTCGGCGACGGTGCGCGCCCACATCAACAACGACAACCTGCTGCTGCGTCCGGGCATGCTGATGACCGTGCGGCTCATCGCCTCGGAACGGGAATCTCTGATGGTCCCGGAAATTGCCCTGGTGCAGCGCTCCTCTCAGGTGTTCGTCTACACGATCGTCGACGGTCAGGCCTCCATGCAGGAGGTGACCAGCGGTGCCCGGGATCGGGGCTGGATCGAGATTCTCGCCGGTCTGGAGCCGGGGGAGCGGGTGATCACCGAAGGCGTCATCAAAATGCGTGAAGGCGCACCGGTAACAACAGCTGGAGACTGA
- a CDS encoding malonyl-CoA synthase — protein sequence MNENFYWLLRQSFLRDPSRIAMEVPGGRQIRYGELDTQAGVYSEKLRTLGVEPGDRVLVQVEKSPEAVFLYLACLRSGAVFVPINTAYTPEEVAYFRRDAEPALFVCRPADEGAFARVADAVTVRSLGTDGRGSLPQTTASAATDTAQRSTTDLAAILYTSGTTGRSKGAMLSHGNLATNAVILIDFWGWHDDDVLLHALPVFHVHGLFIALHCALLKASKMIFLSGFDVAEVLSSLPRSTVMMGVPTFYTRLLAAPGLTADICSGMRLFISGSAPLTIQTFEAWEARTGHTILERYGMSETMMNTSNPLQGARVAGTVGFPLPAVQLRIASPEGEVLPAGSVGVIEVKGPNVFSGYWKLPEKTAEEFRADGFFITGDLATMDARGRVSIVGRGKDLVISGGYNVYPKEVETLLDEMPEVEESAVIGVPHPDFGEAVVAVVVPRGEPVALATVDAALSGRLARFKQPKRVINLEQLPRNAMGKVQKNALRSQYADLFPAAPAGGGVGKDSRGSKENKEREEGAGP from the coding sequence ATGAACGAAAACTTCTACTGGCTGTTGCGCCAATCCTTCCTGCGCGATCCGTCCAGGATCGCGATGGAAGTACCGGGCGGCAGGCAGATCCGCTACGGTGAACTGGATACCCAGGCCGGAGTGTACTCGGAGAAACTGCGCACGCTGGGCGTGGAACCGGGTGACCGGGTGCTGGTGCAGGTGGAGAAGTCGCCCGAGGCGGTGTTTCTGTATCTGGCCTGTCTGCGCAGCGGCGCGGTCTTTGTGCCGATCAACACCGCCTATACCCCGGAGGAAGTGGCCTATTTCCGTCGTGATGCGGAGCCGGCACTGTTTGTCTGCAGACCGGCAGATGAGGGGGCGTTTGCCCGGGTGGCGGATGCCGTCACCGTGCGTTCTCTGGGCACTGATGGCCGGGGATCGCTGCCCCAGACTACGGCATCCGCCGCGACGGACACAGCGCAGCGAAGCACGACGGATCTCGCTGCCATTCTTTACACCTCCGGCACTACCGGCAGATCCAAGGGGGCCATGCTCAGCCACGGTAACCTGGCAACCAACGCGGTCATCCTCATCGATTTCTGGGGCTGGCACGATGATGACGTGTTGCTGCACGCATTACCGGTCTTCCACGTTCACGGCCTGTTCATTGCGCTGCATTGCGCGCTGCTGAAAGCCTCGAAGATGATCTTCCTGTCCGGGTTCGACGTGGCGGAGGTGCTCAGCAGCCTGCCACGGTCAACGGTGATGATGGGCGTGCCGACATTCTATACCCGACTGCTGGCGGCGCCCGGGCTGACCGCGGACATCTGCAGCGGCATGCGTCTGTTCATCAGCGGTTCTGCCCCGCTGACCATACAGACCTTTGAAGCCTGGGAGGCGCGTACGGGACACACCATTCTCGAGCGCTACGGCATGAGCGAGACCATGATGAACACGTCCAATCCGCTGCAGGGCGCCAGGGTCGCCGGGACCGTCGGCTTTCCACTGCCTGCAGTACAGTTGAGAATCGCATCGCCGGAGGGAGAGGTGCTGCCCGCAGGGTCGGTCGGTGTCATTGAAGTTAAGGGTCCGAATGTCTTCAGCGGCTACTGGAAGCTGCCGGAGAAAACCGCAGAAGAATTCCGTGCCGATGGTTTTTTTATCACCGGCGATCTCGCCACAATGGATGCGCGGGGACGGGTCAGCATTGTCGGTCGTGGCAAGGATCTGGTGATCTCCGGTGGCTACAACGTCTATCCCAAGGAAGTCGAGACGCTGCTCGATGAGATGCCCGAAGTGGAAGAAAGTGCGGTGATCGGGGTGCCGCATCCTGATTTCGGGGAAGCCGTTGTGGCTGTGGTCGTGCCTCGCGGTGAACCGGTTGCCCTGGCGACGGTGGATGCTGCCCTGTCCGGCAGACTGGCCCGGTTCAAACAGCCGAAGCGGGTAATCAATCTGGAGCAGCTGCCGCGCAACGCCATGGGTAAGGTGCAGAAGAACGCGCTCAGGTCACAGTACGCGGATCTGTTCCCGGCAGCACCGGCAGGGGGGGGTGTGGGCAAAGACAGTAGAGGAAGCAAAGAAAACAAAGAGCGCGAAGAGGGTGCTGGCCCATGA
- the paaC gene encoding 1,2-phenylacetyl-CoA epoxidase subunit PaaC: protein MTSTTSERQTYVLRLADTHLLLGQRLAEWIGHAPALEEELAIANLSLDCLGQARALLTYAGELEGAGRDADALAFLREPEAYCHINLAEQDNGDFATTIVRQVLVDAWRLVLLEALESSSDERLAGIAADALIEARYHWRFSRGWLVRLGDGTRESQTRTTAAVTKLWKFTRELFAADAIDQAMAAAGIGPDLAALRADWDALIDAALAEARLQRPGQSDYRWFGKRGEHTELLGPLLAEMQFLQRTYPGARW from the coding sequence ATGACGTCGACAACCTCTGAGCGGCAGACCTATGTGCTGCGCCTGGCAGACACCCATCTGCTGCTGGGGCAGAGACTGGCCGAGTGGATCGGTCATGCCCCGGCCCTGGAAGAAGAACTGGCGATTGCCAATCTGTCCCTGGACTGTCTCGGTCAGGCGCGCGCACTGCTGACCTATGCCGGCGAACTCGAGGGGGCGGGACGGGATGCGGATGCCCTGGCGTTTCTGCGGGAACCGGAGGCTTACTGTCACATCAATCTCGCGGAACAGGACAACGGCGACTTCGCGACCACAATCGTCCGGCAGGTGCTGGTCGACGCCTGGCGGCTGGTACTGCTGGAGGCTCTGGAGTCCTCCAGCGACGAACGACTCGCTGGTATCGCCGCCGATGCGCTGATCGAGGCCCGCTACCACTGGCGCTTCAGCCGGGGCTGGCTGGTGCGTCTGGGCGATGGCACCCGGGAAAGTCAGACACGTACCACTGCAGCGGTGACGAAATTGTGGAAGTTCACCCGGGAACTGTTCGCAGCGGATGCCATCGACCAGGCTATGGCAGCGGCCGGTATCGGACCGGACCTGGCCGCCCTGCGCGCTGACTGGGATGCTCTGATCGATGCCGCCCTGGCGGAGGCCCGTCTGCAGCGGCCGGGACAGTCTGACTATCGCTGGTTCGGCAAGCGCGGAGAACATACGGAACTGCTGGGACCCCTGCTCGCGGAAATGCAATTTCTGCAGCGTACCTACCCCGGCGCAAGATGGTGA